A single window of Rhizobium indicum DNA harbors:
- a CDS encoding AAA family ATPase, whose translation MNRSVLISGCSGGGKSTLLAELAVRGHAVVEEPGRRIVKQELEGDGAALPWVDMAAFARRAIEMAIADHAAAREQLGWTFFDRGLIDAATALQHLTGEPVLEKLSATHRYHLRIFLTPPWPEIYTTDPERRHGFDEAVAEYDRLAAVYPTLGYDVVMLPKIAVADRADFILDCLSRETKQQ comes from the coding sequence ATGAACAGGTCGGTCTTGATTTCGGGATGTTCCGGCGGCGGAAAATCGACGCTGCTTGCGGAACTTGCCGTCCGCGGTCATGCCGTCGTCGAAGAGCCCGGCCGACGGATCGTCAAACAGGAACTCGAGGGCGACGGCGCAGCCCTGCCCTGGGTCGACATGGCGGCATTTGCCCGCCGCGCAATCGAGATGGCGATCGCCGACCACGCGGCGGCGCGTGAGCAGCTGGGCTGGACGTTTTTCGATCGTGGGCTGATCGATGCGGCGACAGCGCTGCAGCACCTCACCGGAGAACCGGTCCTGGAAAAATTGAGCGCCACCCACCGCTATCACCTGAGGATTTTTCTCACACCGCCATGGCCCGAAATCTATACGACCGACCCCGAGCGGCGCCACGGCTTCGACGAGGCGGTCGCCGAATATGATCGACTTGCCGCCGTCTATCCGACGCTCGGCTACGACGTCGTCATGCTGCCGAAAATCGCGGTCGCCGACCGGGCGGATTTCATCCTCGACTGCCTCTCTCGGGAAACGAAGCAGCAGTAG
- a CDS encoding VOC family protein, with amino-acid sequence MNDIADHGVRFGRIAAMLPVKDMTKAYDFYANVLGFKKIFENGNPVGFMILKRDQGEVHLTLQPNHKAADFNVAHLMVDNVDALHAVCQQYGLRIIKSLQDKDYGLRAFVFEDPDGNRIDVGQPI; translated from the coding sequence ATGAATGATATCGCCGATCACGGTGTTCGTTTCGGACGAATTGCCGCCATGCTGCCGGTCAAGGACATGACCAAGGCCTATGATTTTTACGCCAATGTCCTCGGCTTCAAGAAAATATTCGAGAACGGCAATCCTGTCGGCTTCATGATCCTGAAGCGCGATCAGGGCGAGGTGCATCTCACCTTGCAGCCGAACCACAAGGCTGCGGACTTCAATGTTGCCCACCTGATGGTCGACAATGTCGATGCCCTGCACGCGGTTTGCCAGCAATATGGGCTGAGAATCATCAAGAGCCTTCAGGACAAGGACTACGGATTGCGGGCCTTCGTGTTTGAAGACCCCGACGGCAACCGTATTGACGTTGGCCAACCGATCTAG
- a CDS encoding LysR family transcriptional regulator: MDFFRLRTLRELSRRETMAAVADALGISSSAVSQQIAQLEDEIGIALVERRGRGVTLTPAGQRLVVHADRIFGIVEEAKTDIAELQNIVAGDLRIATQPSAASSFIPAAMCQLSIDHPHLDIVMTTMGPAEGVAALRAWQADIVIADDISFDPHTLEGTADTLFLCRDQLFVLLPAGHRLECEPVIELAQLRDEHWALDVASSAYCRAIRQACRDIGYEPVINGFSDSFEVVFALVEAGCSISVMPGLALRDFGEGLTVKPLVPSTYRGIYAITRRGEVRNPKIAAVLDQLVKSAPGDLNRS; the protein is encoded by the coding sequence TTGGATTTCTTCCGATTGCGCACGCTTCGCGAGCTCTCGCGCCGCGAGACGATGGCTGCGGTCGCCGACGCGCTCGGCATTTCCTCATCGGCCGTTTCCCAGCAGATCGCCCAACTGGAGGACGAAATCGGCATTGCGCTCGTCGAGCGGCGCGGGCGAGGGGTGACGCTGACACCGGCCGGACAGCGGCTCGTTGTGCATGCCGACCGGATATTCGGCATTGTCGAGGAAGCCAAGACCGATATTGCCGAGTTGCAGAATATCGTCGCCGGCGACCTGAGGATCGCCACCCAGCCGTCCGCGGCTTCCTCCTTCATTCCCGCCGCAATGTGCCAGCTCTCCATCGACCATCCGCATCTCGACATCGTCATGACGACGATGGGACCTGCCGAAGGCGTGGCAGCGCTCCGGGCCTGGCAGGCCGATATCGTCATTGCCGACGACATATCGTTCGATCCGCATACGCTGGAGGGCACGGCCGACACGCTGTTCCTCTGCCGCGACCAGCTCTTCGTGCTTCTGCCCGCTGGCCACAGGCTGGAGTGCGAGCCCGTCATCGAACTCGCACAGCTGAGGGATGAACATTGGGCTCTCGACGTCGCCTCCAGCGCCTATTGCAGGGCCATCCGCCAGGCCTGCCGCGACATCGGTTACGAGCCCGTCATCAACGGTTTCAGCGATAGTTTCGAAGTCGTGTTCGCGCTGGTCGAAGCCGGATGCTCGATTTCGGTGATGCCCGGACTGGCGCTTCGAGATTTTGGCGAAGGCCTGACCGTCAAGCCGCTGGTGCCATCCACCTACCGGGGCATCTATGCCATTACCCGGCGCGGTGAGGTGCGTAACCCGAAGATCGCGGCGGTGCTCGATCAACTGGTAAAGAGCGCGCCGGGGGATTTGAACAGATCCTGA
- a CDS encoding GNAT family N-acetyltransferase → MSEAGAMTIRTERLKLRMPGIGDFAAYAEIMASPRSVGMGGPFDLRAAWGMFCHDVALWQLFGHGALMIELGETGECIGQVGINHGPLFPEKELGWFVYEGYEGRGYATEAALALRNWAFATLKLPSLVSYIAPGNAASVAVAKRLGARLDPAAPRTDPADLVYRHLAS, encoded by the coding sequence ATGTCCGAAGCGGGCGCGATGACCATTCGAACCGAGCGTCTCAAGCTCCGCATGCCTGGTATCGGCGATTTCGCCGCCTATGCTGAGATCATGGCGTCGCCGCGATCCGTCGGAATGGGCGGCCCGTTCGATCTGCGCGCGGCTTGGGGGATGTTCTGTCACGACGTCGCTCTTTGGCAGCTTTTCGGGCACGGAGCGCTGATGATCGAGCTTGGCGAAACCGGCGAATGCATCGGTCAGGTGGGGATCAATCACGGACCGCTCTTTCCCGAAAAGGAATTGGGCTGGTTCGTCTACGAGGGATACGAGGGTAGAGGCTATGCGACCGAAGCGGCGCTCGCGCTGCGCAACTGGGCCTTCGCGACGCTCAAGCTGCCGTCGCTGGTCAGCTATATCGCTCCCGGCAATGCTGCATCCGTTGCCGTTGCCAAACGGCTGGGCGCGCGTCTCGATCCCGCAGCACCCCGAACGGATCCTGCCGATCTCGTTTACCGTCACCTCGCGTCCTGA
- a CDS encoding class I SAM-dependent methyltransferase: MTGEKREHWDEVYRTKPSDSVSWYQPRPGPSLRALDELQLPATASLIDVGGGASSLVDRLVERGWSDLTVLDIAAPALEVAKARLRDEAARIAWVVADVTSWQPDRHYDVWHDRAVFHFLTEPEQRLAYRRALETGTAPGSAVIIATFAPDGPERCSGLPVQRYDAVALATEFSSTFALQRDWREEHTTPGGGRQSFQWCVFRRH; the protein is encoded by the coding sequence ATGACGGGCGAGAAGCGGGAACACTGGGACGAGGTCTACCGCACGAAACCTTCCGACAGCGTCAGCTGGTATCAGCCGAGGCCTGGGCCTTCCTTGCGGGCGCTTGACGAGCTGCAACTGCCGGCCACGGCCTCGCTGATCGATGTGGGTGGCGGCGCATCGAGCCTTGTCGACCGTCTTGTCGAGCGCGGGTGGTCCGACCTCACCGTCCTCGACATCGCCGCGCCGGCACTCGAGGTCGCCAAGGCGCGGCTGCGGGATGAAGCCGCCCGCATCGCCTGGGTGGTTGCCGACGTCACTTCATGGCAACCCGACCGCCACTACGATGTGTGGCACGACCGCGCCGTTTTTCACTTCCTCACCGAGCCCGAGCAGCGGCTGGCCTATCGCCGCGCGCTCGAAACCGGCACGGCGCCGGGCAGCGCCGTGATCATCGCGACCTTCGCGCCGGACGGGCCGGAACGGTGCAGCGGCTTGCCGGTCCAGCGTTACGACGCGGTGGCGCTTGCGACTGAATTCTCGTCCACCTTCGCGCTTCAGCGTGACTGGCGGGAGGAACACACGACACCCGGCGGTGGCCGGCAGTCGTTCCAGTGGTGCGTTTTTCGCAGGCACTGA
- a CDS encoding carbon-nitrogen hydrolase family protein encodes MTSIRIAAAQTPEFRENVGAALDHAVRVAALAEAEGVALLVFPEGFLQGYLTDERSARRVALDLASAEFAAVLDRLPRSGPMLVMGLIEIDDGRLFNTAVVVQRGFLLGRYRKAHLLRGERAFEAGKDSPLFAIGTLRFGINICYDTNFPEAAAKVAASGASLILCLSNNMMPREKAEIFKPMHNAVRGERCRETGLWLISSDVTGERDGRIAWGPTAVLNRQGQLVAQLPLEEPGLLVFDFPCDGQDAGARLK; translated from the coding sequence GTGACGAGCATTCGGATAGCCGCCGCGCAGACGCCGGAATTTCGGGAGAATGTCGGGGCGGCCTTGGACCATGCGGTTAGGGTCGCTGCGCTCGCCGAGGCTGAGGGGGTTGCCCTGCTGGTCTTTCCAGAAGGTTTTCTGCAGGGTTATCTGACCGATGAACGATCGGCGCGGCGTGTTGCCCTCGATCTCGCATCAGCCGAGTTCGCGGCGGTCCTGGATCGGTTGCCGAGGTCGGGACCGATGCTGGTCATGGGGCTGATCGAGATCGATGACGGGCGATTGTTCAACACCGCCGTCGTCGTCCAGCGCGGCTTTCTCCTCGGCCGCTACCGGAAGGCCCACCTGTTGCGAGGCGAACGGGCTTTCGAGGCTGGAAAAGACAGTCCGCTGTTTGCGATCGGTACCCTGCGCTTCGGGATCAACATCTGCTACGACACCAATTTTCCGGAGGCAGCCGCAAAGGTCGCCGCGTCTGGCGCGTCGCTGATCTTATGCCTCTCCAACAACATGATGCCACGGGAGAAGGCGGAAATATTCAAGCCAATGCATAACGCCGTTCGCGGCGAAAGATGCCGTGAGACAGGCCTGTGGCTGATATCGTCCGACGTAACGGGTGAGCGCGACGGCCGCATCGCCTGGGGACCGACGGCCGTGCTGAATCGGCAAGGGCAGCTCGTGGCGCAGCTCCCGCTGGAGGAGCCCGGCTTGCTGGTCTTCGACTTTCCCTGTGATGGACAAGATGCAGGGGCTCGACTCAAATGA
- a CDS encoding D-alanine--D-alanine ligase family protein codes for MTPSPHRLRIAVLFGGRSAEHEVSVLSATNVMGALKPEKYDAVPIFITRTGQWLLSNFEDGILATPSSGTEICLVPGGRGRMLAIPAHGTPHELARIDILFPVLHGPHGEDGSVQGVAEVARVPLAGCGILGSAAALDKDIAKRLLRAAGLPVARAVTIHQGAAPSLAALEGELGLPLFIKPARQGSSVGVAKVHASQEFAPALTEAFRHDRTLLAEEFVRGREIEFSVLEDAAGELFVSRPGEIVPAESHGFYSYDAKYIDEKGAALKVPAELPQEVEAAMRDVAARAFRAVGCDGMARIDFFLKDDMQFLVNEINTIPGFTDISMYSKAMAASGVTYAEIIDRLVDHGLARARRTA; via the coding sequence ATGACCCCTTCCCCACACAGGCTACGCATTGCCGTGCTCTTCGGCGGCCGCTCGGCCGAGCATGAGGTTTCCGTGCTCTCGGCAACCAATGTCATGGGCGCGCTCAAGCCCGAAAAATACGATGCCGTCCCCATCTTCATCACCCGCACGGGACAATGGCTGCTGAGCAATTTCGAAGACGGCATATTGGCGACGCCTTCATCGGGCACCGAAATCTGCCTTGTGCCGGGCGGACGGGGCCGGATGCTGGCGATCCCGGCCCATGGCACGCCGCATGAGTTGGCAAGGATCGACATCCTCTTTCCCGTGCTGCACGGCCCCCATGGCGAAGACGGCTCAGTGCAAGGCGTGGCGGAGGTGGCTCGCGTGCCGCTTGCCGGCTGCGGCATCCTCGGCTCCGCCGCAGCGCTCGACAAGGACATCGCCAAGCGCCTGCTGAGGGCGGCGGGCCTGCCGGTAGCGCGTGCGGTGACGATCCATCAGGGTGCGGCCCCTTCGCTGGCAGCCCTCGAAGGTGAACTCGGCCTGCCGCTCTTCATCAAGCCGGCGCGGCAGGGATCGTCGGTCGGCGTCGCCAAGGTCCATGCCAGCCAGGAATTCGCGCCCGCCCTTACTGAGGCCTTCCGCCACGATCGCACGCTGCTCGCCGAAGAATTCGTGCGTGGCCGGGAGATCGAATTCAGTGTGCTGGAAGATGCGGCAGGAGAACTCTTCGTCTCTCGGCCGGGCGAGATCGTGCCGGCGGAAAGCCACGGTTTCTACAGTTACGATGCCAAATATATCGACGAGAAAGGTGCCGCGCTGAAAGTGCCGGCCGAACTGCCGCAGGAGGTCGAGGCCGCCATGCGCGACGTGGCCGCAAGAGCCTTCCGGGCCGTCGGTTGCGACGGCATGGCCCGCATCGACTTCTTCCTGAAGGATGACATGCAGTTCCTCGTCAATGAAATCAACACCATCCCCGGCTTTACCGATATCAGCATGTATTCCAAGGCGATGGCGGCAAGCGGCGTCACCTACGCCGAAATCATCGACCGACTGGTGGACCACGGCCTGGCGCGCGCCCGACGGACCGCCTGA
- the gndA gene encoding NADP-dependent phosphogluconate dehydrogenase: protein MEKAEIGLIGLAVMGSNLALNIAEKGNKIAVFNRTPEKTDEFYESAGDLKKQIIPCKTIEEFIDAIRPPRPIIIMIKAGEPVDQQMELLRPHLSKGDIMIDAGNANFRDTVARFDRLKNTDLTFIGMGVSGGEEGARHGPSIMVGGTEESWKRVEKVLTSIAARYNDEPCVAWLGNDGAGHFVKTIHNGIEYADMQMIAEIYGILRDGLGKSASEISSIFGEWNKGRLNSYLIEISEKVLAATDPVSGGPMVDMILDKAGQKGTGKWSAIEAQNMGIPATAIEAAVAARSLSSMKSQREAAEKIFGTQAVSFPIAYGPELNKDLELALFAAKIGAYAQGFAVMAEASREFNWSLPMPTIARIWRAGCIIRSQFLDEITSAFTKAPDAANLIVTPAFSDMVKESIPALRRVVGAAIAAGLPVPALTSALTYFDAYRQGRGTANLIQAQRDFFGAHGFDRLDGKDFHHGPWGSGASTF from the coding sequence GTGGAAAAGGCAGAAATCGGACTGATCGGCCTTGCGGTCATGGGCTCCAACCTGGCGCTCAACATCGCGGAGAAAGGCAATAAAATCGCGGTGTTCAACCGCACGCCGGAGAAAACCGACGAATTCTACGAAAGCGCCGGCGATCTGAAGAAGCAGATCATTCCCTGCAAGACCATCGAGGAATTCATCGATGCGATCCGGCCGCCGCGCCCGATCATCATCATGATCAAGGCGGGCGAGCCCGTCGACCAGCAGATGGAGCTGCTGCGCCCGCATCTCTCCAAGGGCGACATCATGATCGATGCCGGCAACGCCAATTTCCGCGACACTGTCGCCCGCTTCGACCGGCTGAAGAATACCGATCTGACCTTCATCGGCATGGGTGTTTCCGGCGGCGAAGAAGGTGCGCGCCACGGCCCGTCGATCATGGTCGGCGGCACCGAAGAGTCCTGGAAGCGCGTCGAGAAGGTGCTGACCTCGATTGCCGCGCGCTACAATGACGAGCCCTGCGTCGCCTGGCTCGGCAATGACGGCGCCGGCCATTTCGTCAAGACCATCCACAACGGCATCGAATATGCTGACATGCAGATGATCGCCGAAATCTACGGCATCCTGCGCGACGGCCTCGGCAAGAGCGCCTCCGAAATCTCCAGCATCTTCGGCGAATGGAACAAGGGCCGGCTGAACTCCTACCTGATCGAAATCTCCGAGAAGGTGCTTGCCGCCACAGATCCGGTTTCCGGCGGCCCAATGGTCGACATGATCCTCGACAAGGCCGGCCAGAAGGGCACTGGCAAGTGGTCGGCGATCGAAGCGCAGAACATGGGCATTCCGGCAACGGCGATCGAAGCCGCGGTCGCCGCCCGCAGCCTCTCTTCGATGAAGTCGCAGCGCGAAGCCGCTGAAAAGATCTTCGGCACGCAAGCGGTGTCCTTCCCGATCGCTTACGGCCCCGAGCTCAACAAGGATCTCGAACTGGCGCTGTTTGCCGCGAAGATTGGCGCCTATGCGCAGGGCTTCGCGGTGATGGCGGAAGCATCGCGCGAGTTCAACTGGTCGCTGCCGATGCCGACGATTGCCAGGATCTGGCGCGCCGGCTGCATCATCCGCTCGCAGTTCCTCGACGAGATCACCTCGGCCTTCACCAAGGCGCCGGACGCTGCCAACCTCATCGTCACGCCAGCCTTCTCCGACATGGTCAAGGAATCGATCCCGGCGCTGCGCCGTGTCGTTGGTGCCGCGATTGCCGCCGGCCTGCCGGTGCCGGCGCTGACCTCTGCGCTGACCTATTTCGACGCCTATCGCCAGGGCAGGGGAACGGCAAACCTTATCCAGGCACAGCGCGATTTCTTCGGCGCCCACGGCTTCGACCGCCTGGACGGCAAGGACTTTCACCACGGCCCCTGGGGCAGCGGTGCTTCGACCTTCTGA
- a CDS encoding helix-turn-helix domain-containing protein, with the protein MASEKRKDMALLAARAGHYREYAPPPALRRHFSRLWSHALHNGPPAMVAIVPDGYCDLLWIDGRLVVAGPDRTAAFPVIQPGTTVIGARFAPGAAAPWLKTPLSALVGCSVPLADIGRKDTAEFEARLADCPDPSAATALFGRLLEETARDAEEPARDAAMIFASADDGRPSGLLDRLGISERQLRRRCHHHFGYGAKTLERIRRFQRFLDLCRKSGTMPLARLALEAGFADQPHMTREVGELSTLTPAVILDQLSMRKRAG; encoded by the coding sequence TTGGCATCGGAAAAGCGAAAAGACATGGCCCTCCTGGCGGCCCGCGCCGGCCACTACCGCGAATACGCGCCGCCGCCGGCGCTGCGACGCCATTTCAGCCGGCTCTGGTCTCATGCGCTCCACAACGGACCGCCGGCAATGGTGGCGATCGTGCCGGATGGCTATTGCGATCTCCTCTGGATCGACGGCCGGCTGGTCGTCGCCGGTCCCGACAGGACGGCGGCCTTTCCCGTCATCCAGCCGGGCACGACTGTCATCGGCGCACGTTTTGCGCCCGGCGCTGCAGCACCCTGGCTGAAGACGCCGCTCTCGGCACTGGTCGGCTGTTCGGTGCCCCTTGCCGACATCGGCCGGAAAGACACCGCCGAATTCGAAGCGCGGCTTGCGGATTGTCCCGACCCCTCGGCCGCGACGGCGCTGTTTGGCCGCCTGCTTGAAGAGACCGCGCGCGATGCGGAGGAGCCCGCCCGCGACGCCGCCATGATCTTCGCCTCCGCTGACGACGGTCGCCCGTCCGGCCTTCTCGACCGGCTCGGCATCAGCGAAAGGCAGTTGCGCCGTCGCTGCCACCATCATTTCGGCTACGGCGCAAAGACGCTGGAACGGATCCGTCGGTTCCAGCGTTTCCTCGACCTCTGCCGCAAGTCGGGCACGATGCCGCTTGCCCGGCTTGCGCTCGAAGCGGGCTTTGCCGACCAGCCCCACATGACGCGGGAGGTCGGTGAGCTATCTACGCTGACGCCCGCCGTCATTCTCGACCAGCTCAGCATGCGGAAGAGAGCCGGCTGA
- a CDS encoding C39 family peptidase — protein MQQSGVPYFSQWETPGMTLPVLAEGSQALLSDPLWRHSGAATIEEYARWAVNVCGMACLKMILAARGEIHPTLELAHACTAYGGYVVNEIDASIKGLIYAPFVRFAADRFALRAETMTGVETSAIPELLSRRRFFIASVHSGIRWPEREPPSKGGHLVLVTAASDETIRFHNPSGHDAASQADVTLPLAVFDRFFANRGISVDA, from the coding sequence ATGCAGCAGAGCGGCGTGCCTTATTTCAGCCAATGGGAAACACCCGGCATGACGTTGCCGGTGCTTGCCGAGGGATCGCAGGCTCTGCTCAGCGATCCCCTCTGGCGCCATTCTGGGGCCGCGACGATCGAGGAATATGCGCGCTGGGCGGTGAATGTCTGCGGCATGGCCTGCCTGAAGATGATTCTTGCCGCGCGCGGCGAGATCCACCCCACCCTCGAGCTTGCCCACGCCTGCACCGCCTATGGCGGTTATGTCGTCAACGAGATCGACGCCTCGATCAAGGGGTTGATCTACGCACCCTTCGTTCGCTTCGCCGCCGACCGATTCGCGCTTCGCGCGGAGACGATGACCGGCGTCGAGACGTCGGCCATTCCCGAGCTTCTGTCGAGGCGGCGGTTCTTCATCGCCTCGGTGCATTCGGGCATCCGCTGGCCTGAGCGCGAGCCGCCGTCGAAGGGCGGACACCTGGTGCTGGTGACGGCAGCCAGCGACGAGACAATCCGCTTTCACAACCCGTCCGGCCACGACGCGGCGAGCCAGGCCGATGTGACGCTGCCGCTTGCCGTCTTCGACCGCTTCTTCGCCAATCGCGGCATATCGGTCGACGCCTGA
- a CDS encoding GNAT family N-acetyltransferase, giving the protein MLIRYETPDDIDAIHDLTSTAFKPMPYSDGTEAEIVRRLRAAGDLKISLVAEQGGEILGHVAFSAVTIDGAHDGWFGLGPISVKPERQRQGIGKAMIARGLELLNEMGASGCALIGNPEIYSRVGFSSDGQLTYLDLDTRLVQRIVFRGPPPSGTLQFAPAFES; this is encoded by the coding sequence ATGCTTATCCGATACGAAACGCCTGATGATATCGATGCGATCCATGATCTGACCTCGACCGCATTCAAGCCGATGCCCTACAGCGACGGTACGGAAGCGGAGATTGTCCGCAGACTTCGCGCGGCGGGCGATCTCAAGATATCGCTGGTGGCCGAGCAGGGCGGCGAGATTCTCGGGCATGTGGCGTTTTCGGCGGTGACGATCGACGGTGCGCATGACGGCTGGTTCGGGCTGGGGCCGATATCGGTCAAGCCGGAGAGACAGCGGCAGGGTATCGGCAAGGCGATGATTGCACGGGGTCTCGAATTGTTGAACGAGATGGGCGCCAGTGGATGCGCCCTGATCGGAAATCCCGAGATATACAGCCGTGTCGGTTTCAGCAGCGATGGACAACTGACGTATCTCGACCTCGATACGCGGCTGGTGCAGCGGATTGTCTTTCGCGGACCTCCGCCAAGCGGGACGTTGCAATTCGCTCCGGCATTTGAAAGCTAG